DNA sequence from the Chitinivibrionales bacterium genome:
CTGTGATTCGGAGTGCCGGCAATCTTCAGGGGTTGACCTTTATGAAAGAGTGTATTCATAGCCATGCAATTTCTCCGCCAAACACCTATACCGATATGAAAGAAGAAGAAGTCCGTCTTCTCTTTCAGAACGGCAATGCACTGTTTGAGCGAAACTGGCCCTATGCTGCCAAACTTCACGATAATGAGGATTCCCAGGTATTGGGAAAGTTTTCAATCGATGTACTTCCTCATTTTAAAGGCCATAAGAGTGCATCCACGCTGGGAGGGTGGCATGTTGGAATCTCGCGTTACTCCGATGCTAAATCCGAGGCTGCCCAATTTTTAGAATACATAACCTCCTTTGAGGTTCAGGCCGGGCTTCTCACCGAACTGGGCCATAATCCCGGACGAGTCGATATCTATGACGATGTAAAAATCCAACGCGACCGTCTGGCAGAACTCAAGGACATATTCTATTCGGCGATTCCACGGCCCACTGTTCCGTACTATTCGCAGGTCTCACAGGTGCTTCAGAAGTATCTCAACGCTGCACTTGCCGGCCCCCTGGCGCCATCGGATGCCCTTGCTGAAGCACAGGAAGATATTCAACGTATTCATGAGAGCTATAAGACCGATTAATGAACTATCATCGAAAAGAAATACAAACCGCCTATATATTACTTCTTCCCGTTATCTGTATCGTAGCGCTGTTTATTCTGCTGCCGGTTATTGGGGCATTGTATAATAGTTTTTTTCGTGATGTAACCTATTTACCAAAGAAATTCATCGGGATCGAGAATTTTATATGGCTCCTTTCAAATCCCGATTTTCATCGGGCCCTTCTCTTTACCCTTCTCTTTACCTGTGCAGCAGTGGTATTGGAAACATTGCTCGGGCTTCTCTTTGCGCTCATGCTCAATGAGTCGTTCAAGGGGCGGGGATATTTGCGGACTATTATTCTGGTGCCCTGGGCAATTCCGACAATAGTGTCGGCAAAAATTTGGAATATTATTTTTAACTATTCATATGGGGTGTTGAATTATATAGTGATTTCCACCGGACTTGTTCCCGAGAGAATTAACTGGCTTGGAACCTCGAGTGCGGCTTTTGCCGCTCTGGTGATCGCCGAGGTATGGAAAACCACTCCTTTTATGGTATTAATCATTCTTGCCGGGTTGCAGGCGATCCCCCAGGAGCTCTATTATCAGGCCCGCATTGACGGCGCCGGGGTTTTTAAACGATTCTTTGCTATCACCCTGATCATGATCCGCCCGGTGCTTGTTATCGCCCTGATTTTCAGAACCATCGACTCCCTGCGAATCTTCGATCTGGTCTATGTTCTCACCGGAGGAGGGCCTGGTGGAAGTACGCGGACGCTCTCCATGCTCGGGTTTGAAAATTACCTGGCCGACTCTTTCGGAAGAGGATCGGCGATATCGATCGCCACTTTTTTGGTTGTTTTCGGTATCACCCTTTTTTATATACGGGCCGGAAAGTTTTCTCAAAGTATCCGTCAAAAGTAAATGGGATTATCATAATAATGAAAGAGAACGCATTAAAAAAAATAATCCTCATTATCGGCAACACCTTTCTGGTGTTTTTTGCGCTGACTCCATTTGTATGGATGCTTATCATTTCACTCACTTCCCGTGCCGATTTCCTGATCACCGGTGAGGTTGAATATACACTCCAGAATTATCGCAATATCCTGACAAATACATCACTCCATTTTGGCAATTATTTTTTCAACAGCCTTATTGTTTCTTTAATTACCTCAATTTTCGTTACGATTATTGCATCTCTGGCCGGCTATGCCGTTTCGCGGCTCCAGTTTCCCGGAAGAATCGTCGTTCCCGTGGCTATTCTTGCTCTGTCCATGTTTCCGCCGATCAGTATTGTCGGGTATTTGTATCGTTTTTTTTCGGATACGGGGCTTTTAAATACCCATATAGCATTGATTCTGCCCTACACTGCACTGACAGTGCCCCTGGCACTCTGGATCAATATGAGCTATTTCAGTCAGATCCCTCGGGAGCTGGATAAGGCGGCGCTTATTGATGGTGCAGGCAGGATCGGAACACTCACTAAAATTGTTCTTCCCTTGGCACTCCCGGGGATTTTCTCCTCCTTTTTACTGGTCTTCATTGCCTGTTTTAACGAATTCCTTTTAGCGCTCATGTTGACAATAGATTATCGGGCGCAAACACTGCCGGTGGGGATTGCATTGTTCCAGGGACTCCACGGAGAGATTCCCTGGGGAAATCTCATGGCTGCATCGGCCCTGACTGCGGTACCGCTGGTTGTGGTGACAATTATTTTTCAAAAATACATCGTTCAGGGATTAATCGGCGGAGCCGTGAAAGGCTGAAAGAGTTAATTATATGGATTCGTTACCCGTAAAACTCCATAATTTATCGAAATCATTTTTTACATTCCGGGGAACGACTGTTGTTCTGAAGGGTATTAATCTTTCCATTAATGCTGGAGAGCTGTTTGTTCTTCTTGGCCCGAGCGGGTGTGGCAAAAGTACACTGCTGAATTTGATCGCGGGGCTGGAGAGACCTACCGGTGGTTCGATTACTATCGGCGATAAAAATGTTGCCGACGCCACGGCCAAAATTTATTGTGAGCCCTTTGAGCGCGATGTTGCTATGGTGTTCCAGAGTTATGCGCTCTATCCGCACATGACAGTGGAGCAGAATATCGCTTTTCCTCTCACCAATCTGAAAAAGAAGCTTACTAAAGAAGAAATCGCCGCAGCCGTTCGAAAAAGCGCCGGGCTTTTGAAAATTGAAGAGCTGCATTCACGGAAACCAAGAGAACTGTCCGGTGGACAGCGTCAGCGTGTAGCGATCGGGCGGGCAATCGTTCGGGAGCCCAAAGTTTTTCTCATGGATGAGCCTTTGTCCAATCTCGATGCCCAGTTGAGAATGGAAATGCGTGCACAACTCAAAGCCCTGCAGCAAAAACTCGGGATAACAATGATTTATGTCACCCACGATCAGATCGAGGCAATGACCCTCGGAGACAGAATCGCTGTGCTCAACAAAGGTAAAATATCCCAGATCGGTACACCCGCCGATATTTATGAAAATCCGGATACCATTTTTGTCGCTAAATTTGTCGGTTCACCGCCAATGAATATTATCAGTGGTGAAATCAAATCGGATGGCGGCAAGAATATGCTGACAAATAGTGATTTTTCATTTATTATCCCCAGGAGCCTGAAAGAAACCATAAAAAAGAGGGGGGAGGGTGCGATAATCGGCATTCGTCCCGAACATCTCCGCTTTGGTACTCCGGGGGAGGGTGCTATGGATGTGGAAATTTCGGTGATCGAAAATATCGGCGGTGAATACCTCTGCTACATACTTTTCGAATCCAATCGGCTGATCGTAAAGACCCCGGTTAAACCTTCGGAAAAACATGTATCGCTTCGGGTGGAGCCGGAAAAAATTCTGATTTTTGACATTGAGGGAAAGCGGGTGCGAAAATGATACGAACAAGGTCGGGGCTGGAAATTTTTTGTGATCGATTTCCAAAGGAGCTACATGGTGTTCGACTGGGAGTACTCTGCCATGCTCCATCGATCGATTCATCCTACCGTCATATAATCACCTGTCTGAAGGAGATTCCCGAATGCACGCTTGGCGCCATATTCGGTCCTCAGCATGGGTTGTTTGGACAGACCCAGGATAATATGGTCGAGTGGGAAGGGAATATTCATCCTCAACTGAAAACACCGGTCTACAGCCTCTATGGTGCTGTTCGCAAACCAACTCCTGCGATGCTCGATTCGATCGATGCCCTGGTAATCGATCTTCAGGATGTCGGCGCTCGTCCTTACACCTATATCTGGACAGTGAAGCTTTGCCTGGAGGCATGCGGTGAGCGGAATATTCCGGTATGGGTACTCGACCGTCCAAATCCGATTGGGGCTTTAGATTTTGACGGTCCTCTTTTATCTCCCGACTATTTTTCCTTTGTGGGAGGCGCCGAAATCCCGTTGTGCCATCGTATGACTATCGGAGAGATCGCACTCCTGCTCAAGCAAACATACTCCCCGGCAACCGAGCTTCATGTAGTGTGGATGGAGAACTGGTGGCGTAGCTCGTTATGGTTCCAAACAGGACTTCCCTGGGTACTTCCCTCACCGAATATGCCGACTCTCGATACCGCTATAGTTTATCCGGGGATGGTCCTCCTCGAAGCAACGAATCTTTCCGAAGGAAGAGGCACAACCCGTCCCTTCGAACTGATTGGCGCTCCATACCTGCGAATCGACCGCCTGTTAGCTTCATTGAGCAACAAAAAAGTTCCCGGTACTGTTTTCAGAGAACATAATTTCATTCCCACATTCCAGAAATGGAAGGGAGATTATTGTCCCGGCATTCAGGTGCATGTGACCAATGTAAAGGAGCTCAATCCGGTTTTTCTGACTGCTACCCTGCTCGCTTCAGTTATTGAAACGGCCGGAGAACAATTTGCTTTCAAAGATCCACCTTATGAATACGAGACCGAGAAAATGCCCTTTGATATTCTTTCCGGCGGTGATAAGCTGCGAAAACTGCTGAGTGTCGGAGCAATGGAACCAAAAATCAGGGAAGAGTGGAAAGACGAGTATAAAAATTTCTTTGTTTTATTCAACGATATCACTCATTACCCCGAACTACTG
Encoded proteins:
- a CDS encoding ABC transporter permease subunit gives rise to the protein MNYHRKEIQTAYILLLPVICIVALFILLPVIGALYNSFFRDVTYLPKKFIGIENFIWLLSNPDFHRALLFTLLFTCAAVVLETLLGLLFALMLNESFKGRGYLRTIILVPWAIPTIVSAKIWNIIFNYSYGVLNYIVISTGLVPERINWLGTSSAAFAALVIAEVWKTTPFMVLIILAGLQAIPQELYYQARIDGAGVFKRFFAITLIMIRPVLVIALIFRTIDSLRIFDLVYVLTGGGPGGSTRTLSMLGFENYLADSFGRGSAISIATFLVVFGITLFYIRAGKFSQSIRQK
- a CDS encoding ABC transporter permease subunit encodes the protein MKENALKKIILIIGNTFLVFFALTPFVWMLIISLTSRADFLITGEVEYTLQNYRNILTNTSLHFGNYFFNSLIVSLITSIFVTIIASLAGYAVSRLQFPGRIVVPVAILALSMFPPISIVGYLYRFFSDTGLLNTHIALILPYTALTVPLALWINMSYFSQIPRELDKAALIDGAGRIGTLTKIVLPLALPGIFSSFLLVFIACFNEFLLALMLTIDYRAQTLPVGIALFQGLHGEIPWGNLMAASALTAVPLVVVTIIFQKYIVQGLIGGAVKG
- a CDS encoding ATP-binding cassette domain-containing protein, producing the protein MDSLPVKLHNLSKSFFTFRGTTVVLKGINLSINAGELFVLLGPSGCGKSTLLNLIAGLERPTGGSITIGDKNVADATAKIYCEPFERDVAMVFQSYALYPHMTVEQNIAFPLTNLKKKLTKEEIAAAVRKSAGLLKIEELHSRKPRELSGGQRQRVAIGRAIVREPKVFLMDEPLSNLDAQLRMEMRAQLKALQQKLGITMIYVTHDQIEAMTLGDRIAVLNKGKISQIGTPADIYENPDTIFVAKFVGSPPMNIISGEIKSDGGKNMLTNSDFSFIIPRSLKETIKKRGEGAIIGIRPEHLRFGTPGEGAMDVEISVIENIGGEYLCYILFESNRLIVKTPVKPSEKHVSLRVEPEKILIFDIEGKRVRK
- a CDS encoding DUF1343 domain-containing protein, translated to MIRTRSGLEIFCDRFPKELHGVRLGVLCHAPSIDSSYRHIITCLKEIPECTLGAIFGPQHGLFGQTQDNMVEWEGNIHPQLKTPVYSLYGAVRKPTPAMLDSIDALVIDLQDVGARPYTYIWTVKLCLEACGERNIPVWVLDRPNPIGALDFDGPLLSPDYFSFVGGAEIPLCHRMTIGEIALLLKQTYSPATELHVVWMENWWRSSLWFQTGLPWVLPSPNMPTLDTAIVYPGMVLLEATNLSEGRGTTRPFELIGAPYLRIDRLLASLSNKKVPGTVFREHNFIPTFQKWKGDYCPGIQVHVTNVKELNPVFLTATLLASVIETAGEQFAFKDPPYEYETEKMPFDILSGGDKLRKLLSVGAMEPKIREEWKDEYKNFFVLFNDITHYPELL